The following coding sequences lie in one Apium graveolens cultivar Ventura chromosome 3, ASM990537v1, whole genome shotgun sequence genomic window:
- the LOC141712953 gene encoding histone-lysine N-methyltransferase, H3 lysine-9 specific SUVH4-like isoform X2 yields the protein MDLSDGNLYERRSSSRIRKLNSDRTLSGCKVSKYVEEPEIKSKRNVKRKRADKPKVSFKKEEDKQVKSQSDCVGEVEIKEAAPDAATDTVVNRNDVEGRSAHAVVRAAIRSFYTHYLHFVQEEEKRCGKVEADIESVKDDSKTKKIVKKGDSPKENSKRSSKRPDSKALKTVTKGDAQKENSKHSSRRPDLKALTKMLETGSALRPNRIGSIPGIDVGHQFFSRAEMVAAGFHNHWLNGIDYVGKNGSKIEDLSRYTLPITVAIVISGQYEDDLDNCEDVIYTGQGGNNLLGNKQQIGDQKLERGNLGLKNSLDQKVPVRVIRGHESKISYVGKVYTYDGLYEVVNYWAETGISGFTVYKFRLKRLEGQPSLTTAQVQFTRGQIPNSISEIRGLVCEDISGGQEIIPIRATNVVDDPPVAPTGFTYCTKIEVPKSVKLPTQVPGCACRGNCVNSRNCICATLNGTDFAYVNRDGGRIIEPKAVVFECGPNCGCGPECVNRTSQRGLRYRLEVFRTAKKGWAVRSWDFIPSGAPVIEYIGKLRKTSDVDIDPENNYLFDIDCLQTMKGLDGREKRVGDVPLPSYMVSDDDMDNGPEYCLDAGNSGNVARFINHSCQPNLFVQCVLNTHHDAKLARVVLFASDNIPPLKELSYDYGYALDSVLGPDGEIKKLECFCGAADCRKRMF from the exons ATGGATCTCAGTGATGGCAATCTATACGAGAGGAGAAGCAGCTCACGGATTCGAAAGCTGAACAGCGACAGAACTCTATCAGGATGTAAAGTGAGCAAGTATGTAGAAGAGCCTGAGATTAAATCCAAGCGAAATGTGAAGAGAAAGAGAGCTGATAAGCCAAAGGTCAGCTTTAAAAAGGAGGAAGATAAACAAGTCAAGTCTCAATCGGACTGTGTTGGTGAAGTTGAGATTAAAGAGGCTGCTCCTGATGCTGCTACTGATACCGTGGTTAATAGGAATGACGTGGAAGGCAGGAGTGCTCACGCTGTAGTTCGGGCTGCGATACGTAGCTTTTATACTCATTATCTGCATTTTGTTCAG GAAGAGGAAAAGAGGTGCGGAAAAGTAGAGGCTGACATTGAGTCTGTAAAAGATGATTCAAAAACTAAG AAAATTGTGAAGAAAGGTGATTCACCTAAAGAGAACAGCAAGAGAAGCTCTAAGCGCCCTGATTCCAAGGCTCTG AAAACTGTGACAAAAGGCGATGCACAAAAGGAAAACAGCAAGCACAGCTCTAGGCGCCCTGATCTAAAGGCACTGACGAAG ATGCTGGAAACAGGATCGGCATTACGCCCAAATAGGATTGGGTCTATTCCAG GAATTGATGTTGGACATCAGTTCTTTTCTAGAGCCGAAATGGTTGCTGCTGGATTCCACAACCATTGGTTAAATGGAATAGACTATGTTGGAAAAAACGGCAGCAAG ATCGAGGATCTTAGCCGTTATACATTACCTATAACTGTGGCGATCGTTATATCCGGCCAGTATGAGGATGATCTGGATAATTGCGAAGATGTAATTTATACTGGTCAAGGTGGTAATAATCTACTTGGCAACAAACAGCAAATTGGTGATCAAAAGTTAGAGCGTGGTAATTTAGGACTCAAG AATTCACTGGATCAAAAAGTGCCCGTGAGAGTTATTCGTGGTCACGAATCTAAGATTAGCTATGTGGGGAAGGTTTACACATATGACGGCTTGTATGAG GTTGTCAATTACTGGGCGGAAACAGGCATTTCTGGCTTTACAGTTTATAAGTTTCGGCTCAAGAGGCTTGAAGGTCAGCCTTCTTTGACCACAGCTCAG GTCCAGTTTACCCGTGGGCAAATTCCCAATTCCATTTCTGAAATACGCGG GCTGGTTTGCGAGGACATTTCTGGAGGCCAAGAAATTATTCCTATCCGAGCAACAAATGTGGTAGATGATCCCCCTGTTGCACCAACAG GATTCACCTATTGTACCAAAATAGAAGTACCAAAAAGCGTTAAGCTACCCACCCAAGTTCCTGGATGTGCGTGCAGGGGTAACTGTGTAAATTCCAGAAATTGCATCTGTGCTACGCTCAATGGAACTGACTTTGCCTATGTGAATCGTGACGGAGGCAG AATAATTGAGCCAAAGGCTGTTGTGTTTGAATGTGGGCCAAACTGTGGCTGTGGTCCCGAGTGCGTTAATAGAACTTCTCAGAGGGGGCTTAGGTACCGGCTCGAG GTTTTTCGTACTGCTAAAAAGGGATGGGCTGTTAGATCCTGGGATTTTATTCCTTCGGGTGCCCCGGTTATTGAGTACATCGGGAAGTTAAGGAAGACTTCTGATGTCGATATTGACCCCGAGAACAATTACTTATTTGACATTGACTGCTTGCAAACAATGAAAGGTTTAGATGGCAGAGAG AAGCGAGTGGGAGATGTTCCTTTACCTTCTTACATGGTTAGTGATGACGATATGGACAATGGGCCAGAGTATTGCTTAGATGCAGGCAATAGTGGCAATGTTGCTAGGTTTATTAATCATAGTTGTCAACCAAATCTGTTTGTGCAATGTGTGTTGAACACACACCATGATGCAAAGCTGGCTCGGGTTGTGCTATTTGCATCCGATAACATACCACCTCTAAAG GAGCTCTCGTATGACTATGGATATGCTCTTGATAGCGTACTTGGTCCAGACGGGGAAATAAAAAAGCTTGAGTGCTTTTGTGGGGCAGCAGATTGTAGGAAGCGTATGTTTTAA
- the LOC141712953 gene encoding histone-lysine N-methyltransferase, H3 lysine-9 specific SUVH4-like isoform X1: MDLSDGNLYERRSSSRIRKLNSDRTLSGCKVSKYVEEPEIKSKRNVKRKRADKPKVSFKKEEDKQVKSQSDCVGEVEIKEAAPDAATDTVVNRNDVEGRSAHAVVRAAIRSFYTHYLHFVQEEEKRCGKVEADIESVKDDSKTKKIVKKGDSPKENSKRSSKRPDSKALVKKTVTKGDAQKENSKHSSRRPDLKALTKMLETGSALRPNRIGSIPGIDVGHQFFSRAEMVAAGFHNHWLNGIDYVGKNGSKIEDLSRYTLPITVAIVISGQYEDDLDNCEDVIYTGQGGNNLLGNKQQIGDQKLERGNLGLKNSLDQKVPVRVIRGHESKISYVGKVYTYDGLYEVVNYWAETGISGFTVYKFRLKRLEGQPSLTTAQVQFTRGQIPNSISEIRGLVCEDISGGQEIIPIRATNVVDDPPVAPTGFTYCTKIEVPKSVKLPTQVPGCACRGNCVNSRNCICATLNGTDFAYVNRDGGRIIEPKAVVFECGPNCGCGPECVNRTSQRGLRYRLEVFRTAKKGWAVRSWDFIPSGAPVIEYIGKLRKTSDVDIDPENNYLFDIDCLQTMKGLDGREKRVGDVPLPSYMVSDDDMDNGPEYCLDAGNSGNVARFINHSCQPNLFVQCVLNTHHDAKLARVVLFASDNIPPLKELSYDYGYALDSVLGPDGEIKKLECFCGAADCRKRMF, from the exons ATGGATCTCAGTGATGGCAATCTATACGAGAGGAGAAGCAGCTCACGGATTCGAAAGCTGAACAGCGACAGAACTCTATCAGGATGTAAAGTGAGCAAGTATGTAGAAGAGCCTGAGATTAAATCCAAGCGAAATGTGAAGAGAAAGAGAGCTGATAAGCCAAAGGTCAGCTTTAAAAAGGAGGAAGATAAACAAGTCAAGTCTCAATCGGACTGTGTTGGTGAAGTTGAGATTAAAGAGGCTGCTCCTGATGCTGCTACTGATACCGTGGTTAATAGGAATGACGTGGAAGGCAGGAGTGCTCACGCTGTAGTTCGGGCTGCGATACGTAGCTTTTATACTCATTATCTGCATTTTGTTCAG GAAGAGGAAAAGAGGTGCGGAAAAGTAGAGGCTGACATTGAGTCTGTAAAAGATGATTCAAAAACTAAG AAAATTGTGAAGAAAGGTGATTCACCTAAAGAGAACAGCAAGAGAAGCTCTAAGCGCCCTGATTCCAAGGCTCTGGTAAAG AAAACTGTGACAAAAGGCGATGCACAAAAGGAAAACAGCAAGCACAGCTCTAGGCGCCCTGATCTAAAGGCACTGACGAAG ATGCTGGAAACAGGATCGGCATTACGCCCAAATAGGATTGGGTCTATTCCAG GAATTGATGTTGGACATCAGTTCTTTTCTAGAGCCGAAATGGTTGCTGCTGGATTCCACAACCATTGGTTAAATGGAATAGACTATGTTGGAAAAAACGGCAGCAAG ATCGAGGATCTTAGCCGTTATACATTACCTATAACTGTGGCGATCGTTATATCCGGCCAGTATGAGGATGATCTGGATAATTGCGAAGATGTAATTTATACTGGTCAAGGTGGTAATAATCTACTTGGCAACAAACAGCAAATTGGTGATCAAAAGTTAGAGCGTGGTAATTTAGGACTCAAG AATTCACTGGATCAAAAAGTGCCCGTGAGAGTTATTCGTGGTCACGAATCTAAGATTAGCTATGTGGGGAAGGTTTACACATATGACGGCTTGTATGAG GTTGTCAATTACTGGGCGGAAACAGGCATTTCTGGCTTTACAGTTTATAAGTTTCGGCTCAAGAGGCTTGAAGGTCAGCCTTCTTTGACCACAGCTCAG GTCCAGTTTACCCGTGGGCAAATTCCCAATTCCATTTCTGAAATACGCGG GCTGGTTTGCGAGGACATTTCTGGAGGCCAAGAAATTATTCCTATCCGAGCAACAAATGTGGTAGATGATCCCCCTGTTGCACCAACAG GATTCACCTATTGTACCAAAATAGAAGTACCAAAAAGCGTTAAGCTACCCACCCAAGTTCCTGGATGTGCGTGCAGGGGTAACTGTGTAAATTCCAGAAATTGCATCTGTGCTACGCTCAATGGAACTGACTTTGCCTATGTGAATCGTGACGGAGGCAG AATAATTGAGCCAAAGGCTGTTGTGTTTGAATGTGGGCCAAACTGTGGCTGTGGTCCCGAGTGCGTTAATAGAACTTCTCAGAGGGGGCTTAGGTACCGGCTCGAG GTTTTTCGTACTGCTAAAAAGGGATGGGCTGTTAGATCCTGGGATTTTATTCCTTCGGGTGCCCCGGTTATTGAGTACATCGGGAAGTTAAGGAAGACTTCTGATGTCGATATTGACCCCGAGAACAATTACTTATTTGACATTGACTGCTTGCAAACAATGAAAGGTTTAGATGGCAGAGAG AAGCGAGTGGGAGATGTTCCTTTACCTTCTTACATGGTTAGTGATGACGATATGGACAATGGGCCAGAGTATTGCTTAGATGCAGGCAATAGTGGCAATGTTGCTAGGTTTATTAATCATAGTTGTCAACCAAATCTGTTTGTGCAATGTGTGTTGAACACACACCATGATGCAAAGCTGGCTCGGGTTGTGCTATTTGCATCCGATAACATACCACCTCTAAAG GAGCTCTCGTATGACTATGGATATGCTCTTGATAGCGTACTTGGTCCAGACGGGGAAATAAAAAAGCTTGAGTGCTTTTGTGGGGCAGCAGATTGTAGGAAGCGTATGTTTTAA
- the LOC141712954 gene encoding putative pentatricopeptide repeat-containing protein At2g01510 isoform X1 has translation MKLCSSKTTLTSSLKKRIFSLVLNELYHSHIAVDARSIKTGFDLNTCRTNFQLKDLVNKGQIHHARRLFDQMPHRNSCSANMLISGYVKLGDVDTARELFDGISDPTAVSWTILIGGYSQRKQPVEAFKLYREMCRYGTVADRVTFATLLSGCDETVTWKEIVQVHGHIVKLGFDTMLKVCNSLVDSYCKTHSLGLGFQLLKEMPVRDSVTFNAMISGYSKDGRDEQAVKLFKKMQHLGLRPSDFTFAALLCASTGLDDVGLAEQIHGLVVKANFVCDVYVGNALLDFYSKHDCMDDARKLFDEMPELDGVSYNVVITGYVWKGMLKESFGLFRDLQLTRFDRRQFPFATMLSLAANLSDAEMGRQIHAQTILTKADTDILVGNALVDMYAKCNRFREVNVIFANLSHRSSVPWTALISAYVQNECHEEALALFNEMRRTNVWGDQATFASTLKACASLSLISLGKQIHSSIIRSGFISNVFSGSALLDMYAKSGSLKDAILSFREMPNRNIVSWNAMISAYAQNGDGEATIRSFYEMIQSGLQPDSVSFLCVLTACSHRGLVQEALWFFSSMTETYELVPKKEHYASVVDVLCRKGKFDDAENLINKMPFEPDEIMWSSVLNSCRIHKNQDLAKKAADELFNMDVLRDAAAYVNMSNIYAAAGQWHEVGKVKKAMRERGVKKVPAYSWVEIKHKVHVFTANDMTHPQSQEIRRKIDTLGKRLEEEGYRPDTSCALHNVEEDVKIESLKYHSERLAIAYSLISTPEGTPILVMKNLRACTDCHAAIKVISKIVGRDITVRDSSRFHHFKDGFCSCEDYW, from the exons ATGAAACTTTGCAGTAGTAAAACTACACTAACAAGTTCACTTAAAAAACGTATTTTTTCTCTTGTACTGAATGAGCTTTACCATTCTCACATTGCCGTAGATGCTCGTAGCATCAAGACAGGTTTTGACTTGAACACATGTCGCACAAATTTTCAGCTCAAGGATTTGGTTAATAAAGGCCAGATTCATCATGCACGCCGCCTGTTTGATCAAATGCCTCATAGAAATTCTTGCTCTGCAAATATGTTGATTTCTGGGTATGTTAAATTGGGTGATGTTGATACTGCCAGGGAGTTGTTTGATGGCATTAGTGATCCAACAGCGGTGTCATGGACGATATTGATTGGTGGGTATTCGCAGCGGAAACAGCCTGTTGAGGCTTTTAAGCTTTATAGGGAAATGTGTAGGTATGGGACTGTTGCGGATCGTGTGACATTTGCTACTCTTTTATCGGGCTGTGATGAGACTGTTACATGGAAAGAGATTGTTCAGGTTCATGGGCATATTGTTAAATTGGGGTTTGATACCATGCTTAAGGTCTGCAATAGTTTGGTTGATTCTTATTGTAAGACGCACTCGCTTGGTTTGGGTTTTCAGTTATTGAAGGAAATGCCAGTGAGGGATTCTGTGACTTTTAATGCAATGATAAGTGGATATTCGAAAGATGGAAGGGATGAACAGGCAGTAAAGCTTTTTAAGAAAATGCAACATTTGGGCTTGAGGCCGTCTGATTTCACTTTTGCTGCACTGTTATGTGCTAGTACGGGTTTGGATGATGTTGGTCTTGCGGAGCAAATTCACGGACTTGTGGTCAAGGCCAATTTTGTTTGTGATGTATATGTCGGCAATGCATTGCTAGATTTTTACTCAAAGCATGATTGCATGGATGATGCAAGAAAGCTCTTTGATGAGATGCCAGAGTTGGATGGTGTGTCTTATAATGTAGTCATTACAGGGTACGTTTGGAAGGGTATGCTAAAGGAATCATTTGGTCTCTTCCGTGACTTGCAGTTAACCAGGTTTGATCGGAGACAATTCCCATTTGCGACAATGTTGAGTTTAGCAGCTAATTTATCTGATGCGGAAATGGGTAGACAAATCCATGCTCAGACCATACTGACAAAAGCTGATACAGATATACTGGTAGGTAATGCTTTGGTGGACATGTATGCCAAATGCAACAGATTTAGGGAAGTCAATGTTATATTTGCAAATCTATCCCACAGAAGCTCAGTACCGTGGACAGCTTTGATCTCTGCATATGTTCAAAATGAATGTCATGAAGAAGCCCTTGCACTGTTCAATGAGATGCGTCGAACCAATGTTTGGGGTGACCAAGCAACATTTGCTAGCACCTTAAAGGCTTGTGCAAGTTTGTCTTTAATTTCACTCGGGAAACAAATACACTCGTCCATTATTAGATCAGGATTTATTTCAAATGTTTTCTCTGGTAGCGCACTTCTGGACATGTATGCTAAATCTGGTTCCTTGAAGGATGCAATACTTTCTTTCCGGGAGATGCCTAATAGAAACATAGTATCTTGGAATGCGATGATTTCAGCTTATGCACAGAATGGGGATGGCGAAGCAACGATCAGATCATTTTATGAGATGATTCAGTCAGGTTTACAACCAGATTCTGTAAGCTTCCTCTGTGTTTTAACTGCTTGTAGCCACCGGGGGCTTGTCCAAGAAGCACTGTGGTTCTTCAGTTCTATGACCGAGACCTACGAACTTGTCCCAAAGAAAGAGCATTATGCCTCTGTGGTCGATGTGTTGTGTAGAAAGGGAAAATTTGACGATGCAGAGAACTTAATAAATAAGATGCCATTTGAGCCAGATGAGATAATGTGGTCATCAGTTTTGAACTCATGCAGGATTCATAAGAATCAGGACCTTGCTAAGAAGGCCGCGGACGAACTTTTTAACATGGATGTTCTTAGAGACGCTGCTGCATATGTCAACATGTCTAACATATATGCAGCAGCGGGCCAGTGGCATGAAGTTGGCAAGGTAAAGAAGGCGATGAGAGAGCGAGGAGTTAAAAAAGTGCCTGCATATAGTTGGGTTGAAATTAAGCATAAGGTTCATGTATTTACTGCTAATGATATGACTCATCCACAAAGCCAGGAGATTAGAAGAAAAATAGACACTTTGGGTAAAAGGTTGGAAGAAGAAGGGTACAGACCTGACACAAGTTGCGCCCTTCACAATGTTGAAGAGGATGTCAAAATAGAATCTCTTAAATATCACAGTGAGAGGTTAGCTATTGCCTATTCACTGATCAGTACACCTGAAGGGACACCTATACTAGTGATGAAAAACTTGCGAGCATGCACAGACTGCCATGCTGCAATCAAGGTTATTTCAAAAATTGTTGGAAGGGATATCACAGTTAGAGATTCAAGTAGGTTTCACCATTTTAAAGATGGGTTTTGCTCCTGTGAAGATTATTG GTAA
- the LOC141712954 gene encoding putative pentatricopeptide repeat-containing protein At2g01510 isoform X2, whose product MKLCSSKTTLTSSLKKRIFSLVLNELYHSHIAVDARSIKTGFDLNTCRTNFQLKDLVNKGQIHHARRLFDQMPHRNSCSANMLISGYVKLGDVDTARELFDGISDPTAVSWTILIGGYSQRKQPVEAFKLYREMCRYGTVADRVTFATLLSGCDETVTWKEIVQVHGHIVKLGFDTMLKVCNSLVDSYCKTHSLGLGFQLLKEMPVRDSVTFNAMISGYSKDGRDEQAVKLFKKMQHLGLRPSDFTFAALLCASTGLDDVGLAEQIHGLVVKANFVCDVYVGNALLDFYSKHDCMDDARKLFDEMPELDGVSYNVVITGYVWKGMLKESFGLFRDLQLTRFDRRQFPFATMLSLAANLSDAEMGRQIHAQTILTKADTDILVGNALVDMYAKCNRFREVNVIFANLSHRSSVPWTALISAYVQNECHEEALALFNEMRRTNVWGDQATFASTLKACASLSLISLGKQIHSSIIRSGFISNVFSGSALLDMYAKSGSLKDAILSFREMPNRNIVSWNAMISAYAQNGDGEATIRSFYEMIQSGLQPDSVSFLCVLTACSHRGLVQEALWFFSSMTETYELVPKKEHYASVVDVLCRKGKFDDAENLINKMPFEPDEIMWSSVLNSCRIHKNQDLAKKAADELFNMDVLRDAAAYVNMSNIYAAAGQWHEVGKVKKAMRERGVKKVPAYSWVEIKHKVHVFTANDMTHPQSQEIRRKIDTLGKRLEEEGYRPDTSCALHNVEEDVKIESLKYHSERLAIAYSLISTPEGTPILVMKNLRACTDCHAAIKVISKIVGRDITVRDSSRFHHFKDGFCSCEDYW is encoded by the coding sequence ATGAAACTTTGCAGTAGTAAAACTACACTAACAAGTTCACTTAAAAAACGTATTTTTTCTCTTGTACTGAATGAGCTTTACCATTCTCACATTGCCGTAGATGCTCGTAGCATCAAGACAGGTTTTGACTTGAACACATGTCGCACAAATTTTCAGCTCAAGGATTTGGTTAATAAAGGCCAGATTCATCATGCACGCCGCCTGTTTGATCAAATGCCTCATAGAAATTCTTGCTCTGCAAATATGTTGATTTCTGGGTATGTTAAATTGGGTGATGTTGATACTGCCAGGGAGTTGTTTGATGGCATTAGTGATCCAACAGCGGTGTCATGGACGATATTGATTGGTGGGTATTCGCAGCGGAAACAGCCTGTTGAGGCTTTTAAGCTTTATAGGGAAATGTGTAGGTATGGGACTGTTGCGGATCGTGTGACATTTGCTACTCTTTTATCGGGCTGTGATGAGACTGTTACATGGAAAGAGATTGTTCAGGTTCATGGGCATATTGTTAAATTGGGGTTTGATACCATGCTTAAGGTCTGCAATAGTTTGGTTGATTCTTATTGTAAGACGCACTCGCTTGGTTTGGGTTTTCAGTTATTGAAGGAAATGCCAGTGAGGGATTCTGTGACTTTTAATGCAATGATAAGTGGATATTCGAAAGATGGAAGGGATGAACAGGCAGTAAAGCTTTTTAAGAAAATGCAACATTTGGGCTTGAGGCCGTCTGATTTCACTTTTGCTGCACTGTTATGTGCTAGTACGGGTTTGGATGATGTTGGTCTTGCGGAGCAAATTCACGGACTTGTGGTCAAGGCCAATTTTGTTTGTGATGTATATGTCGGCAATGCATTGCTAGATTTTTACTCAAAGCATGATTGCATGGATGATGCAAGAAAGCTCTTTGATGAGATGCCAGAGTTGGATGGTGTGTCTTATAATGTAGTCATTACAGGGTACGTTTGGAAGGGTATGCTAAAGGAATCATTTGGTCTCTTCCGTGACTTGCAGTTAACCAGGTTTGATCGGAGACAATTCCCATTTGCGACAATGTTGAGTTTAGCAGCTAATTTATCTGATGCGGAAATGGGTAGACAAATCCATGCTCAGACCATACTGACAAAAGCTGATACAGATATACTGGTAGGTAATGCTTTGGTGGACATGTATGCCAAATGCAACAGATTTAGGGAAGTCAATGTTATATTTGCAAATCTATCCCACAGAAGCTCAGTACCGTGGACAGCTTTGATCTCTGCATATGTTCAAAATGAATGTCATGAAGAAGCCCTTGCACTGTTCAATGAGATGCGTCGAACCAATGTTTGGGGTGACCAAGCAACATTTGCTAGCACCTTAAAGGCTTGTGCAAGTTTGTCTTTAATTTCACTCGGGAAACAAATACACTCGTCCATTATTAGATCAGGATTTATTTCAAATGTTTTCTCTGGTAGCGCACTTCTGGACATGTATGCTAAATCTGGTTCCTTGAAGGATGCAATACTTTCTTTCCGGGAGATGCCTAATAGAAACATAGTATCTTGGAATGCGATGATTTCAGCTTATGCACAGAATGGGGATGGCGAAGCAACGATCAGATCATTTTATGAGATGATTCAGTCAGGTTTACAACCAGATTCTGTAAGCTTCCTCTGTGTTTTAACTGCTTGTAGCCACCGGGGGCTTGTCCAAGAAGCACTGTGGTTCTTCAGTTCTATGACCGAGACCTACGAACTTGTCCCAAAGAAAGAGCATTATGCCTCTGTGGTCGATGTGTTGTGTAGAAAGGGAAAATTTGACGATGCAGAGAACTTAATAAATAAGATGCCATTTGAGCCAGATGAGATAATGTGGTCATCAGTTTTGAACTCATGCAGGATTCATAAGAATCAGGACCTTGCTAAGAAGGCCGCGGACGAACTTTTTAACATGGATGTTCTTAGAGACGCTGCTGCATATGTCAACATGTCTAACATATATGCAGCAGCGGGCCAGTGGCATGAAGTTGGCAAGGTAAAGAAGGCGATGAGAGAGCGAGGAGTTAAAAAAGTGCCTGCATATAGTTGGGTTGAAATTAAGCATAAGGTTCATGTATTTACTGCTAATGATATGACTCATCCACAAAGCCAGGAGATTAGAAGAAAAATAGACACTTTGGGTAAAAGGTTGGAAGAAGAAGGGTACAGACCTGACACAAGTTGCGCCCTTCACAATGTTGAAGAGGATGTCAAAATAGAATCTCTTAAATATCACAGTGAGAGGTTAGCTATTGCCTATTCACTGATCAGTACACCTGAAGGGACACCTATACTAGTGATGAAAAACTTGCGAGCATGCACAGACTGCCATGCTGCAATCAAGGTTATTTCAAAAATTGTTGGAAGGGATATCACAGTTAGAGATTCAAGTAGGTTTCACCATTTTAAAGATGGGTTTTGCTCCTGTGAAGATTATTGGTGA